In a single window of the Oscarella lobularis chromosome 4, ooOscLobu1.1, whole genome shotgun sequence genome:
- the LOC136186544 gene encoding uncharacterized protein, which produces MADENKAEIDVFEADAARAYASLTDNPKEQDKDDFDFEPGPESANSSPHEADKLPETIESTRRRSSRQLPSIPLAKDRRESSSTARVSQASSSSISLRSDAVRHSLAGQALLVYGPPGGCKSRLVRRLVAEIPAVFTKVITHTTRRRLVDEIDGKDYYFVSNREFDELVNKNEFVEHAHVKQNRPENTRGLNRYQKAASIESLDGIETEVIENRYGTTERALLEARRVNSPCVVMVLDMDGARHWMDQRENVGMKLHFVFVRNVRTFCHPLDMFHAKVVVDKDMEEAFKSIKSHALSAVQYDEESPRAQLLEAQAEWSAVETIQPSETGSVNPVQKTRLVTYSELLNYFQTVDLSQQAASIIPVQRRSGVSAITHVLFAPKLLKSLHRERNLVFSMGLYGFNNSQMLHIRVLQTIYRKLMGTSLDCARFGSHWQVIGFQGADPATDLRGTGFLGLVHLIYLVMDEQRLRLALEIFQLSQDKVQNFPFCALSINVTRIALQCLRQGVLTRECNRRQEVLGVVNEFYTATLYHLYYIWRHQKKTITDTGFVLREVESWVRKNPSKVLKNLKSILTAKQSARKGVEFGVEIVANQTRLTKIGHRLPVRIG; this is translated from the exons ATGGCGGACGAAAACAaagccgaaatcgacgtaTTCGAAGCCGACGCAGCTAGAGCATACGCATCACTAACTGACAATCCTAAAGAACAAGACAAAGATGACTTCGACTTCGAACCGGGCCCCGAATCAGCAAATTCCTCGCCGCACGAAGCGGACAAGCTCCCAGAAACGATAGAAAGCACACGGCGAAGATCATCGCGACAACTTCCTTCAATACCATTAGCTaaagatcgacgagaaagc TCGTCGACCGCTCGAGTTAGTCAGGCGTCGAGCTCGTCCATCAGCCTGAGATCGGACGCAGTACGGCATAGTTTAGCGGGACAGGCGCTTCTCGTCTACGGTCCACCGGGCGGATGCAAGAGTCGACTCgtacgacgactcgtcgccgaaatacCGGCCGTCTTTACAAAAGTCATCACCC ATACGACTAGACGACGTTtagtcgacgaaatcgacgggaAGGATTACTACTTCGTATCGAatcgcgaattcgacgagtTGGTCAATAAGAACGAGTTCGTCGAGCACGCTCACGTAAAGCAAAATCGTCCCGAAAACACTCGCGGGCTGAATCGATATCAAaaagcggcgtcgatcgagaGTCTCGACGGGATAGAGACCGAGGTCATAGAGAATCGGTATGGAACGACGGAGCGGGCTCTTCTCGAGGCGAGAAGAGTCAATAGTCCGTGCGTTGTCATGGTGCTCGATATGGACGGCGCTCGGCATTGGATGGATCAGAGGGAGAACGTGGGCATGAAGTTGCACTTTGTTTTTGTGCGg AACGTTCGAACTTTCTGTCATCCCTTGGACATGTTTCACGCCAAAGTGGTGGTCGATAAGGATATGGAAGAGGCGTTTAAGTCCATAAAATCACACGCGCTTAGCG CCGTTCAATATGATGAAGAATCTCCCAGAGCCCAGCTACTTGAAGCGCAGGCTGAATGGTCGGCTGTCGAAACCATTCAACCAAGCGAGACAG GTTCTGTGAATCCCGTTCAGAAGACGAGACTGGTCACCTATTCTGAactattgaattattttcaaaCGGTGGAcctcagccagcaggcg GCGAGTATAATACCTGTTCAACGGCGAAGTGGTGTATCGGCCATCACTCACGTTCTATTTGCTCCTAAACTTTTAAAGTCACTGCACCGGGAACGAAATCTCGTTTTCTCAATGGGTCTCT ATGGATTTAATAATAGTCAGATGCTTCACATTCGCGTGCTTCAGACGATCTATAGAAAGTTGATGGGTACAAGTCTTGATTGTGCTCGATTTGGAAGTCACTGGCAAGTCATAGGGTTCCAAG GAGCCGATCCTGCTACTGATCTAAGAGGAACCGGATTTCTGGGCCTAGTTCATTTAATTTATCTCGTGATGGACGAGCAGAGGCTGAGACTGGCGTTGGAAATATTccaattgtctcaggacaaagTTCAG AACTTTCCTTTCTGCGCTCTGTCGATCAACGTGACGAGAATCGCTCTGCAGTGCCTTAGACAGGGTGTTCTCACAAG AGAATgcaatcgacgtcaagaGGTTCTGGGCGTCGTTAACGAATTCTACACGGCTACTCTCTATCACTTGTATTACATCTG GAGACACCAGAAGAAGACTATAACTGATACTGGATTTGTTCTCAGAG AAGTCGAAAGTTGGGTGAGGAAGAATCCTAGCAAGGTTCTGAAGAATCTGAAAAGTATACTGACTGCCAAGCAGTCTGCTCGCAAG GGTGTCGAGTTTGGAGTAGAAATTGTAGCGAATCAAACACGGCTGACAAAGATTGGCCATAGGCTGCCAGTGAGGATTGGCTAG
- the LOC136186550 gene encoding phospholipid scramblase 3-like, with translation MEIPSAPPLSELPHDPMAFPLETQPVSIQPGAWETAAIAPAGFNSQSLPISSSWSTGLEILAELNRLLINQTPTGTCLGSAGSNEYYVTDQYNRNLFVATEESSWCGRQCLYEFRPFTISITEYSSQKEVLRLDRPYRCYGPLCPCSQQFLDVQLADKSRLGFVCEKWTCMIPTWEVVDASNTSQLLIKGPCCCVRNKSNDKFTIFRSNDERKPVGGMVTCQPKGDPCSDASSHILTFAIEMPVKVKALLLAAVFLIEYMYYEDDELGC, from the exons ATGGAAATTCCAAGTGCTCCTCCACTGAGTGAACTGCCGCATGATCCCATGGCGTTTCCACTTGAAACGCAGCCTGTTTCAATTCAACCAGGAGCCTGGGAAACAGCGGCCATAGCCCCAGCAGGGTTCAACAGTCAGTCCCTTCCAATTTCTTCGAGCTGGTCTACGGGATTAGAGATTTTGGCTGAACTAAACCGCCTATTGATAAATCAAACTCCAACTGGAA CATGCCTGGGAAGCGCAGGATCAAATGAGTACTACGTAACTGATCAGTACAATCGAAACTTATTCGTCGCTACCGAAG AGAGTTCCTGGTGTGGTCGTCAGTGTCTTTACGAATTTCGGCCTTTTACCATTTCCATCACAGAGTATAGCTCACAGAAGGAAGTGCTTCGTCTTGACAGACCCTATCGCTGTTATGGACCTCTTTGTCCGTGTTCTCAGCAGTTTCTTGATGTTCAGTTGGCTGACAAATCACGTTTGGGCTTCGTTTGCGAAAA GTGGACTTGTATGATACCGACGTGGGAAGTTGTGGACGCCTCAAATACGTCTCAACTGTTGATCAAAGGCCCATGCTGCTGTGTTCGTAACAAATCTAATGACAAATTTACG ATATTTCGTTCTAATGATGAACGAAAACCTGTAGGCGGTATGGTTACCTGCCAACCCAAAGGCGATCCCTGCAGCGACGCCAGCAGTCACATCTTGACAT TTGCTATTGAAATGCCCGTCAAAGTCAAAGCTCTTCTCCTTGCAGCTGTGTTTCTTATT gagtATATGTAttatgaagatgacgaattGGGGTGCTGA
- the LOC136186548 gene encoding polynucleotide 5'-hydroxyl-kinase nol9-like, translating into MEHLEPRKKNRKTISGFSPRTLDSVSPSNRIDSSEPELPVLPPRFIYSLNDSGSSQTTVAFLYPNQSIAFCGVAKVRVLFGCLWIHGYCLKPERGWMAMHSPRTSSLLVLTADSETLPKSSVWAQLREKEIARIVDEFSIDSSLLGAVLLIEECQSSIFDFLKSLGTEKFSDVFRVRSQSDRDVEANSWHSLTKFRLVQDAENDSLSVLSIPLTWEQAVQRLLMDALQAKLSSSHRAPIVLVCGNRNSGKSTYSRYAVNVFLNKFSEVAFLDTDVGQSEFTAPGFVSLNIVKDPIFGPAFCHQREPVISHFFGDVTPKGRPGFYLDCVESCIRYFETTTTKHPFVPLIVNCHGWVRGLGELN; encoded by the exons ATGGAACATCTAGAaccgagaaagaagaataGAAAGACGATCTCCGGCTTTTCTCCACGCACTCTGGATagcgtctcgccgtcgaatcgcaTCGATTCGAGCGAACCCGAACTTCCCGTGCTCCCTCCTCGATTCATCTACAGCCTAAATGACAGCGGCTCGTCACAGACTACCGTTGCCTTTCTCTATCCAAATCAAAGCATCGCCTTTTGTGGCGTCGCAAAAGTTCGCGTTCTCTTCGGTTGCCTATGGATTCACGGCTATTGCCTGAAGCCGGAACGCGGCTGGATGGCAATGCACTCGCCCAGAACGTCGAGTTTACTCGTCCTAACAGCAGACAGCGAAACGCTGCCGAAATCGTCCGTGTGGGCTCaattgagagaaaaggaaattgCTCGCATTGTTGATGAATTTAGCATCGATTCTTCGCTTCTTGGAGCCGTTCTGCTAATTGAAGAGTGCCAGTCGTCGATATTTGACTTCTTGAAGTCTTTGGGTACGGAGAAATTTTCAGACGTCTTTCGA GTTAGATCTCAATCTGATCGAGATGTCGAGGCGAATTCGTGGCACAGCCTGACAAAATTCCGTCTTGTTCAAGATGCGGAGAACGATTCTTTGTCCGTCCTCTCGATTCCACTCACTTGGGAGCAAGCGGTACAACGTCTCTTGATGGACGCGCTGCAGGCGAAGTTGTCATCGTCTCATCGAGCACCAATAGTACTCGTCTGCGGCAATCGCAATTCGGGAAAGTCCACCTATTCACGCTATGCCGTCAATGTTTTCTTAAATAA GTTTTCTGAGGTCGCTTTTTTGGATACTGACGTGGGGCAGTCAGAATTCACAGCTCCTGGATTTGTATCACTGAACATAGTCAAAGACCCAATATTTG gCCCGGCCTTTTGTCATCAACGAGAGCCAGTCAT CTCACATTTTTTTGGCGACGTGACGCCCAAGGGTCGACCCGGTTTCTATCTTGACTGCGTTGAGTCTTGCATCCGCTATTTTGAAACCACGACGACTAAACATCCCTTTGTACCCCTAATTGTCAACTGCCACGGATGGGTCAGAG GTCTTGGCGAGTTAAATTAA
- the LOC136186551 gene encoding phospholipid scramblase 3-like — translation MEIPSAPPLSELPHDPMAFPLETQPVSIQPGAWETAAVAPAGLNSQSLPISSSWSTGLEILAEVNHLLINQTTTGTCLGSAGSNEYHVTDQYNRNLFVATEESSWCGRQCLYEFRPFTISITEYSSQKEVLRLDRPYRCYGPLCPCSQQFLDVQLADKSRLGFVCEKWTCMIPTWEVVDASNTSQLLIKGPCCCVRNKSNDKFTIFRSNDERKPVGGMVTCQPKGDLCSDASSPILTFAIEMPVKVKALLLAAVFLIEYMYYEDDELGC, via the exons ATGGAAATTCCAAGTGCTCCTCCACTGAGTGAACTGCCGCATGATCCCATGGCGTTTCCACTTGAAACGCAGCCTGTTTCAATTCAACCAGGAGCCTGGGAAACGGCGGCCGTAGCCCCAGCAGGGTTAAACAGTCAGTCCCTTCCAATTTCTTCGAGCTGGTCTACAGGATTAGAGATTTTAGCTGAAGTAAACCACCTATTGATAAATCAAACTACAACTGGAA CATGCCTGGGAAGCGCAGGATCAAATGAGTACCACGTAACTGATCAGTACAATCGAAACTTATTCGTCGCTACCGAAG AGAGTTCATGGTGTGGTCGTCAGTGTCTTTACGAATTTCGGCCTTTTACCATTTCCATCACAGAGTATAGCTCACAGAAGGAAGTGCTTCGTCTTGACAGACCCTATCGCTGCTATGGACCTCTTTGTCCGTGTTCTCAGCAGTTTCTTGATGTTCAGTTGGCTGACAAATCACGTTTGGGCTTCGTTTGCGAAAA GTGGACTTGTATGATACCGACGTGGGAAGTTGTGGACGCCTCAAATACGTCTCAACTGTTGATCAAAGGCCCATGCTGCTGTGTTCGTAACAAATCTAATGACAAATTTACG ATATTTCGTTCTAATGATGAACGAAAACCTGTAGGCGGTATGGTTACCTGCCAACCCAAAGGCGATCTCTGCAGCGACGCCAGCAGTCCCATCTTGACAT TTGCTATTGAAATGCCCGTCAAAGTCAAAGCTCTTCTCCTTGCAGCTGTGTTTCTTATT gagtATATGTAttatgaagatgacgaattGGGGTGCTGA
- the LOC136185903 gene encoding carbohydrate sulfotransferase 11-like, whose amino-acid sequence MKADRHRCIGISISVKVSPEIGCNLQPIAGEYTFNVCLVAVASLAILALQVLCVFLYFQNGTRRTSRPRPVVTNRTVALRLAKRVVPVISGAVTTAATKAQALSVSDSEPIEANQVGRRFRERKEWVEKACQRFQSDPQLQRQFPPNPLIRHRIIVDDKHKLIYCEVQKAGCTSWKSLILVLTGKAPSLESIGKWGVHIPGKYTKLGKSVETEEKLRTYTKVMVHREPLDRLMSAYTSKFIVGDRGILRNEGRKILRQRGGLSEQQINTGKGVRFDEFASYVASRAVRSQNVHWRPASSLCEPCVIHYDFYASTGTLDEDTNYILDAIGAPKDLRVPHKNQAFSLRPTFSESFKSLSVEVLGKLLDLYKLDYLLFNYSTPTVSMLKAGEPNN is encoded by the exons ATGAAAGCAGATAGACATAGATGCATAGGGATTAGCATATCGGTGAAAGTATCACCGGAgattggctgtaatttacaGCCAATCGCCGGCGAGTATACTTTCAA TGTCTGTTTGGTAGCCGTTGCTTCTCTAGCGATACTAGCACTTCAAGTTCTTTGTGTCTTTTTGTATTTTCAAAATGGCACCCGTCGCACATCCCGTCCTCGTCCTGTTGTTACCAATCGTACGGTCGCATTGAGGCTGGCTAAACGTGTCGTACCAGTAATAAGCGGCGCCGTCACGACAGCGGCCACTAAGGCTCAGGCTCTTTCTGTATCGGATTCGGAGCCCATTGAAGCGAATCAAGTCGGACGTCGCTTCCGCGAAAGAAAGGAATGGGTTGAAAAGGCATGCCAGCGGTTTCAGTCGGATCCGCAACTTCAACGTCAATTTCCTCCTAACCCATTGATCCGCCATCGAATAATTGTCGACGACAAGCATAAATTGATCTACTGCGAAGTACAAAAAGCCGGCTGTACGTCGTGGAAATCGCTCATTTTAGTACTGACCGGTAAAGCTCCCAGTCTTGAGAGTATTGGGAAGTGGGGGGTACACATTCCGGGAAAGTACACTAAACTGGGAAAATCAGTCGAAACGGAGGAAAAACTACGCACCTATACAAAGGTCATGGTGCACAGGGAACCGCTCGATCGACTAATGTCCGCCTATACGAGTAAATTCATTGTAGGTGACCGAGGAATTCTTCGAAATGAAGGACGGAAAATACTGCGTCAACGAGGTGGTTTGAGCGAGCAGCAGATCAATACCGGCAAAGGAGTGCGATTCGACGAGTTCGCTTCCTACGTTGCGAGTCGTGCTGTGCGTAGCCAAAATGTTCATTGGCGGCCAGCTTCATCTTTGTGCGAGCCATGTGTAATACACTATGATTTTTATGCTTCAACTGGCACGCTTGATGAAGATACTAACTACATCTTGGATGCTATTGGGGCGCCGAAAGACCTTCGAGTACCCCATAAAAATCAGGCGTTTTCGTTGAGACCGACATTTAGCGAGAGCTTCAAGAGCTTGAGTGTGGAGGTGCTAGGCAAACTTCTAGACCTATACAAGCTTGACTATCTACTATTCAACTACAGTACACCAACTGTAAGCATGTTGAAAGCTGGTGAGCCAAATAACTAG
- the LOC136186543 gene encoding uncharacterized protein isoform X1, which produces MEPRKKKRKTISSFSPRTPDNASLSNRIDSNEPELPVPPPPLHRFIYSLNDSGSSRTTVAFLHPNQSLAFCGVANVRVLVGCLWIHGYCLKPERGWMAMHSPRTSSLLVLTADSEALPKSSVWPQLREDENESENEIARIVDELRIDSSVFGAVLLIEECQSSIFDFFKSLGTEKFSDVFQVRSQSDRDAEVNSWHSLTKFRLVQDPENDLLSVLSIPLTWEQAVQRLLMDALQAKLSSSHRAPIVLICGNRNSGKSTYSRYAVNIFLNKFSEVAFLDTDVGQSEFTAPGFVSLNVVKDPIFGPAFCHQQEPVISHFFGDVTPKRRPGFYLDCVESCIRYFETTTTTKHSFVPLIVNCHGWVRGLGELLFNDLLRIVKPTHLVHLNPPDTPSSKALPSIDAALKPDALTWRPKLAIVQQPLVLVIAAHPHQSISSGGRDRAGDARQLSLLAHLSRMFDARRLSLLANASAAPWLASPLSLCTPYRTSWNRVIVQVMHAKVASEEILWALNASIVGLGVIENKEAEIDDCVSVSGFPRLIEKTSSPPKCLGLGVVRAIDKDTRSLYVSTHLTEVEMGPVNVLMRGNLELSACLLLPAAISLADGRRRQLRRPYFALDSTASAVGAVPEGDVVRRNRQGLKRRSAEA; this is translated from the exons ATGGAaccaagaaagaagaagagaaagacgatctCCAGCTTCTCTCCACGCACTCCGGATAACGCCTCGCTGTCGAATCGCATCGATTCGAACGAACCCGAACTTCCCGTgccccctcctcctctccaCCGATTCATCTACAGTCTAAATGACAGTGGCTCGTCACGGACTaccgtcgcctttcttcaTCCGAATCAAAGCCTCGCCTTTTGTGGCGTCGCAAACgttcgcgttctcgtcggttGCCTGTGGATTCACGGCTATTGCCTGAAGCCGGAACGCGGCTGGATGGCAATGCACTCGCCCAGAACGTCGAGTTTACTTGTCCTGACAGCAGACAGCGAAGCGCTGCCGAAATCGTCCGTGTGGCCTCAGttgagagaagacgaaaacgaaagcgaaaacgaaattgcTCGCATTGTCGATGAATTGAGAATCGATTCATCGGTTTTTGGAGCCGTTTTGTTAATTGAAGAGTGCCAATCGTCGATCTTTGACTTCTTCAAGTCTTTGGGCACGGAGAAATTTTCAGACGTCTTTCAA GTCAGATCTCAATCTGATCGAGATGCCGAGGTGAATTCGTGGCACAGCCTGACAAAATTCCGTCTTGTCCAAGATCCGGAAAACGATTTGTTGTCTGTTCTCTCGATTCCACTCACTTGGGAGCAAGCGGTACAACGTCTCTTGATGGACGCGCTGCAGGCgaagttgtcgtcgtctcatCGAGCACCAATAGTACTCATCTGCGGCAATCGCAATTCAGGAAAGTCCACCTATTCACGCTATGCCGTCAATATTTTCTTAAATAA GTTTTCTGAGGTTGCTTTTTTGGATACTGACGTGGGGCAGTCAGAATTCACAGCTCCTGGTTTTGTATCACTGAACGTGGTCAAAGATCCAATATTCG gCCCGGCGTTTTGTCATCAACAAGAGCCAGTCAT CTCGCATTTTTTTGGCGACGTGACGCCCAAGCGTCGACCCGGTTTCTATCTTGACTGCGTCGAGTCTTGCATCCGCTATTTTGAaaccacgacgacgactaaaCATTCCTTTGTACCCCTAATTGTCAACTGCCACGGATGGGTCAGAG GTCTTGGCGAGCTTCTCTTCAACGATCTGCTCAGAATCGTCAAGCCAACTCACCTCGTCCACCTCAACCCGCCCgacacgccgtcgtcgaaagcgctGCCGTCAATCGACGCTGCACTAAAGCCGGACGCTCTGACGTGGCGACCGAAATTGGCAATCGTCCAGCAAcctctcgttctcgtcatcgccgcTCATCCACATCAGTCGATAAGCAGCGG TGGTCGAGATCGTGCCGGCGACGCGCGTCAGTTGTCCCTCCTGGCGCACCTGAGTCGCATgttcgacgctcgacgactGTCCCTATTGGCAAATGCGAGCGCGGCGCCGTGGCTCGCTTCGCCGCTCTCGCTCTGCACGCCCTATCGCACGTCGTGGAATCGCGTCATCGTGCAAGTGATGCACGCaaag GTAGCGTCGGAGGAAATTCTCTGGGCTCTCAACGCCTCCATCGTTGGCCTGGGGGTGATTGAAAACAAGGAAGCG GAAATTGATGATTGCGTTTCCGTCTCCGGCTTCCCGCGTCTTAtcgagaagacgtcgtcgccgcccaaGTGTCTTGGACTCG gcgtcgttcgagcAATCGATAAGGACACGCGCTCCCTTTACGTCAGCACTCATCTCACGGAAGTCGAAATGGGTCCAGTGAACGTCCTAATGCGTGGCAATTTGGAACTGTCCGCTTGTTTGCTGCTTCCAGCAGCAATTTCTTTGGCGGATGGGAGACGACGGCAGCTGCGACGACCCTATTTTGCGCTAGACTCCACTGCGTCAGCCGTCGGCGCTGTTCCggaaggcgacgtcgtgagACGGAATCGACAGGGATTGAAACGACGCAGCGCGGAAGCGTAG
- the LOC136186543 gene encoding polynucleotide 5'-hydroxyl-kinase NOL9-like isoform X2, producing the protein MEPRKKKRKTISSFSPRTPDNASLSNRIDSNEPELPVPPPPLHRFIYSLNDSGSSRTTVAFLHPNQSLAFCGVANVRVLVGCLWIHGYCLKPERGWMAMHSPRTSSLLVLTADSEALPKSSVWPQLREDENESENEIARIVDELRIDSSVFGAVLLIEECQSSIFDFFKSLGTEKFSDVFQVRSQSDRDAEVNSWHSLTKFRLVQDPENDLLSVLSIPLTWEQAVQRLLMDALQAKLSSSHRAPIVLICGNRNSGKSTYSRYAVNIFLNKFSEVAFLDTDVGQSEFTAPGFVSLNVVKDPIFGPAFCHQQEPVISHFFGDVTPKRRPGFYLDCVESCIRYFETTTTTKHSFVPLIVNCHGWVRGLGELLFNDLLRIVKPTHLVHLNPPDTPSSKALPSIDAALKPDALTWRPKLAIVQQPLVLVIAAHPHQSISSGGRDRAGDARQLSLLAHLSRMFDARRLSLLANASAAPWLASPLSLCTPYRTSWNRVIVQVMHAKVASEEILWALNASIVGLGVIENKEAEIDDCVSVSGFPRLIEKTSSPPKCLGLGLLQASFEQSIRTRAPFTSALISRKSKWVQ; encoded by the exons ATGGAaccaagaaagaagaagagaaagacgatctCCAGCTTCTCTCCACGCACTCCGGATAACGCCTCGCTGTCGAATCGCATCGATTCGAACGAACCCGAACTTCCCGTgccccctcctcctctccaCCGATTCATCTACAGTCTAAATGACAGTGGCTCGTCACGGACTaccgtcgcctttcttcaTCCGAATCAAAGCCTCGCCTTTTGTGGCGTCGCAAACgttcgcgttctcgtcggttGCCTGTGGATTCACGGCTATTGCCTGAAGCCGGAACGCGGCTGGATGGCAATGCACTCGCCCAGAACGTCGAGTTTACTTGTCCTGACAGCAGACAGCGAAGCGCTGCCGAAATCGTCCGTGTGGCCTCAGttgagagaagacgaaaacgaaagcgaaaacgaaattgcTCGCATTGTCGATGAATTGAGAATCGATTCATCGGTTTTTGGAGCCGTTTTGTTAATTGAAGAGTGCCAATCGTCGATCTTTGACTTCTTCAAGTCTTTGGGCACGGAGAAATTTTCAGACGTCTTTCAA GTCAGATCTCAATCTGATCGAGATGCCGAGGTGAATTCGTGGCACAGCCTGACAAAATTCCGTCTTGTCCAAGATCCGGAAAACGATTTGTTGTCTGTTCTCTCGATTCCACTCACTTGGGAGCAAGCGGTACAACGTCTCTTGATGGACGCGCTGCAGGCgaagttgtcgtcgtctcatCGAGCACCAATAGTACTCATCTGCGGCAATCGCAATTCAGGAAAGTCCACCTATTCACGCTATGCCGTCAATATTTTCTTAAATAA GTTTTCTGAGGTTGCTTTTTTGGATACTGACGTGGGGCAGTCAGAATTCACAGCTCCTGGTTTTGTATCACTGAACGTGGTCAAAGATCCAATATTCG gCCCGGCGTTTTGTCATCAACAAGAGCCAGTCAT CTCGCATTTTTTTGGCGACGTGACGCCCAAGCGTCGACCCGGTTTCTATCTTGACTGCGTCGAGTCTTGCATCCGCTATTTTGAaaccacgacgacgactaaaCATTCCTTTGTACCCCTAATTGTCAACTGCCACGGATGGGTCAGAG GTCTTGGCGAGCTTCTCTTCAACGATCTGCTCAGAATCGTCAAGCCAACTCACCTCGTCCACCTCAACCCGCCCgacacgccgtcgtcgaaagcgctGCCGTCAATCGACGCTGCACTAAAGCCGGACGCTCTGACGTGGCGACCGAAATTGGCAATCGTCCAGCAAcctctcgttctcgtcatcgccgcTCATCCACATCAGTCGATAAGCAGCGG TGGTCGAGATCGTGCCGGCGACGCGCGTCAGTTGTCCCTCCTGGCGCACCTGAGTCGCATgttcgacgctcgacgactGTCCCTATTGGCAAATGCGAGCGCGGCGCCGTGGCTCGCTTCGCCGCTCTCGCTCTGCACGCCCTATCGCACGTCGTGGAATCGCGTCATCGTGCAAGTGATGCACGCaaag GTAGCGTCGGAGGAAATTCTCTGGGCTCTCAACGCCTCCATCGTTGGCCTGGGGGTGATTGAAAACAAGGAAGCG GAAATTGATGATTGCGTTTCCGTCTCCGGCTTCCCGCGTCTTAtcgagaagacgtcgtcgccgcccaaGTGTCTTGGACTCG GATTGTTGcaggcgtcgttcgagcAATCGATAAGGACACGCGCTCCCTTTACGTCAGCACTCATCTCACGGAAGTCGAAATGGGTCCAGTGA